The genomic region atctctcctaaaatttgatgtagtTACACATAGTTCTCtgtagtttagaaaattacatctagcaatCCTGAGCTTTGtttctgtctaataaataagtccatcagttagtcaaaattcaccaaatttgctgatattaacaagaaaagttagaaaaaaatctatattaaaattagaaataaaataatcgcATCATCGCACATCAATTTGGTGAAGTTGGTGATATCGACAAATtttcagtcattttttttagttaatatcagtaaatttggtgaattttgatcaGAGgagaaacttatttgttagacgtaATCAAACctcaaatgtaatttttcaaaccacaataGGTCTACGTAATTACACCAGACCTTAGGGGAAAGGGAGTGTCATTATCCCTAAATATTAGtacttgtaataaattataattaatcacaattatGATACCTCAATTTCACCCCCTCAAACGAGTATTAcaatttctatttcaaattttattgtaatttttattgcataatatatgcatatcaaatttatataaaaaaatattttatacacataatatatatatatatatatttatgaaatatgatacattttaaaattacaactcaATCCACTCAAATTGCTCTTTATTAGCTAGgaaaaaacattattaattaaagggTAAGGTTAGAATCCTAAGTACACATATTTAAAGTactacttaaaaataattttacaactAGAAATAAAATTGTCGTCAGTAAGTACATATACCTTAACCAATATGGACAAAAGTCAAATTCTGATGCTCCCaattgtgtattttatttttcaaacaagatAATTAAGGTTAAGtccatttcaaatttttcataaatttttctattttataagatattttaaaattttaaagatattaaattttattttaaattaagtttttaatatatttgaataaataaaatatcagaattgataaatattatatagtttgaaataataagttccttataatttaaaattatgtaataggtatttttttttaatatttggggGAAAAAAACGTTAACTATGAAAagtgatattaacaaaatagtGATGGTGTTTTTGTcgtattgttataattaatagtttaaaatatttataaaataagttgggttaagctttttttttttttttaagagtttataaacgaataacaatttattctGGATTTTTATAAGtgtcttttcttaaaaaattatcaaatattttcaattttttccaatGTTTGATACGTGtgtgttcaattttttaattttttttatgaaaataaaatatgtttgaaataatttataagattttattatatgacgttaataatatcaaatcaatatattttttatttgacaaaaataataattaatacctTTTATCACGTAAATAAAGTtgatagttatattttttcttgattcgaaattattaatcatgtCATGTCAaatcattatgaaaaaaaatatattgttagtttgaaattaatgattgaaaattttttatatataggtaaaatatatatataaaaaaaaaagtaacgATTTTTATGAGAGTGATAGTAACCGTTCCTAACAAAAATGCGcgtaaacaaatatattattattattattattattataaaaaataaaaatttgaaaatagaaataaaccAAAGGAATCTAGTCAATCACCCTCTAAATATCataccaaaatcataaaaaataatcaacttaatataaaaaaaaaataatagagaaCTCAGTACCCAAGAACTCAGGACATTCATACAGTGCCAGTGATGGGCAGTTCCCCATTGCTCAATATAATAGAACTGTTAAAACAATATTCCATTTAAATAATCGCCCACTGACACATTCATGCAGCCTTCACTCTCCAATTCTCACAGTTGTATGTAGACAAccataaattacatcaacctCCAACTTGTTGCTTTTTTTAACCTATGACTGAAAATCCTACTCCATTATTGTCTATCAATATCTTCCAATTCTCAAGAAAAAACACCACGTGCCACCACTGATATTATACTCCTTCAACCATCACTCCTTCACATTTCCCAGCAAAAATTCCTGCATTTTTCTAGTTctacttcattttttcttggCTTTGGTTTCCTGTtcattaatttctcaaacaggGATTTCGATAGTGTTTATTGCTGTTTTAGTATGTTCCACTTTGCCAccttcttgaatttttcatctGGAATTCTTCTTTCTTGATGATCTGAATCTTGTATCAGTGTTCTTTCAGCATTTTCTTTGTGGGTTTTGGAGAAAATGTCATTTTCATGAAGCTATTCTGAGCCTCTAGTCTTGTTGAAATAGTTGCAGAAACTAAGCATCAAAACTCATGGAAATTTCAATAATCTTTATGTTACTATGTGTATGTTGGAGTTTGCTGATCTGGGATACACATGAGCTGCAATCCTCCCAAACCCAAGTGCTTTTGCAGCTAAGAAAGCAATTAGAGTACCCAAAACCATTAGACTATTGGCTGAATCCTGGCATTGATCTCTGTTTTGCCTCTTCTCCACAAGTGAACATCACGTGCTCGAACAATTTCGTCACTGAGATCAGGATATTTGGTGATAAGCAGTCAAGGGATGGTAATTTTGATGGATTTCCAGTTCCTTACAAGACCCTGTCACAGAATTTCTCAATGGATTCACTTGTAGCAACCTTGTCAAGGCTAAATAGCTTAAGGGTTCTGAGTTTGGTGTCATTGGGCATTTGGGGTCCAATTCCTGACAAGATTCATCGGCTGCAGTCTCTTGCACGCTTGGATTTGAGTTGGAACTTTCTGTACGGCTCTGTTCCTCAGACACTTCCAAGAATCATGAACCTTCAGATTCTTAAATTGGATGGGAATTTCTTGAATGGTACTCTCCCTGGTTGGTTTGATTCGTTTTCTGATCTTACAAGTTTAAGTCTTAGTAACAACAGGTTTACTGGTCCATTACCATCTTCTATGCAAAGATTTGCCTCGTTAACAGATATTAATTTGTCCAACAATGGAATCTCTGGCAAGTTGCTGGATCTCAGTAGCTTATCGAGCTTGCGTTGGCTGGATTTGAGCAACAATAAGTTGGATTCTGAGCTTCCGAATATGCCGAATGGAGTTGTTGCAGTTTTACTTAGCAACAACTCTTTCTCTGGGAGAATCCCTGAGCAATACGGCAAGCTGAATCAGCTTCAGCAACTTGACCTATCGTTCAATGCTCTTAAAGAAATGGCCCCTGCTGGAATTTTTGCATTGCCTAGTATCAGCTCACTTAACTTGGCATCGAATGAGTTGTCAGGGTCACTACCAATGCGTTTGAGTTGCGGTAGTAAGCTTGAAACGGTCGATATCTCTAATAATAGGTTGAGAGGTCTCTTGCCGTCCTGCTTGAGCTCTAACGTGAGAAGTCGGGTCATTAAGTTTGGTGGGAATTGCTTGTCGATCGATCTAAGAAATCAACATCCAGAGGCATATTGTGTGGAGAACACCCAAGAGAATAAGAAATCTCGCCAAAAGAATGTGTGGATATTAGTAGGTGTCATTGGTGGAATTGCTGTAGTTATGGTGTTATTGGCTTTTGGATTTCTTGTATTATGTCGGCAATATTGTCCTCGAGGGGCATCAGAGCAGCACTTACTGCACAAGGCGGTGCAAGATAACTCTGCCACAGGGTTCACGGCTGAGATTATAACGAATGCCAGTATGTTCTTCTATTTGCCTTAAAAGTCCAGTCCTGATCTTTTGCTAGCTTTCTTCACATTCTGAAGATATACTGTATTTATTCTCCAGGGTATATTTCTGATGCAGCAAAGTTAGGCTCGCAAGGCACTCCAGCTCATCGCTCGTTTTCACTAGATGAGTTAAAGGCAGCTACCAACAACTTCGACAAGTCGGCCTTGATGGGTGAAGGGTCAACTGGAAAGGTACAAACTTTGAAGACAGCTATTGTATATTGATGCTTCATTTTGCTCTTTAAATGGCCAGCTTGTAAATTGAGTTCCCTTGATTTTTTTGGCTGTGATATCATACTTGTTGAGTTATTTTATTCGCACTTAGGTTGTGAAACAGACCGACTTTAGCTGATAAATGCATGACTAAGTTCTTAATGAAGAAACTCTGGTGGTGATTAATTTCTTCCTGCAAACAATGATCGACCTGTTGGCTGTAtcaatgtttataaatatcgAGCCTCGTGAATTTTACATCATTTCTTTTGTCCTCAGATATACAAAGGAAGACTGGAAGATGGGGTGCAGGTAGCAATACGGTGCTTGACGGTGTCGAGAAGATATACAATCCGGAATCTGAAACTCAGACTGGATTTGTTGGCTAAGCTTCGGCATCCTCATCTTGTCTGCTTCTTGGGGCACTGCATTGAGATTGAAAGAAAAGATGTATCTGGTGCTAACAAGGTCTATCTTATTTACGAATATGTACCAAACGGCAACTATCGAGCTCATCTTTCTGGTGAGGATTCCATAGAAAATAACTCATTTTAATATCTGATCACCTGGGAACTAGCAGCTTTAGAGGGTGTATTGGGTGAGCTAATAAGCACTTTAagacattttataagatgttttatgTGTTATTATGATGTTGAGGAATGTTTGGTAAACTCTTTAGGAAAAGAACTTATaatatccaaaaataagatgttaggagcttataagtttCTTTAGAAAAAGTGACGAATTCCTACCTTATAAGTTTCATCTTCgtttttttattcaaacacttcaagaacttatttttaaatatcttataagatgtatgTGCTTATAAGATTTCTTAGCTTAGCCAAATACCCTCTTACTCATCACAAGTTCTTTCTGCATTTGATGAAACAGCTTTCTCATGAATGCTGTGATTTCTAATAACTAATACTTTGCTGCATCAATCTCTCAGAATCTAGTACAGAGAAGGTGCTCAAATGGTCTGATAGACTAGCCATTCTAATTGGAATTGCCAAGGCCGTTCATTTTCTGCACACTGGAATTATTCCGGGTTTTTACAGCAACCGGTTGAAGGCGAACAACATCTTGCTAAATGAGCATCGGATGGGAAAACTGAGTGACTATGGATTGTCAGTTGTAGCTCAAGAGGTCGACAGGGACAAAGTACGCATTCCACTACACACATCCACTAGTTGGTAGATGATATTAAACTATTGCAAACTGTTAACTCTCTTCTCCTGTTGTCTTGTTTTCTAGGAAGAAGATGGTCTTAAATCATGGTAAGAATACCCTTTGACCAGAAATCGATGCAATAACGAGTAGTCGGTAGAAACTTTACAAGCTTTTGGGATGTGGCGATATTACCAAGCAAAACTATTACCGTGCCAGTATGATTTCGGCTATGTCCATGCACAATTAACATACTGCACGTCTATATTTGCAGGCAAATGAAGAGCCTAGAGGATGATATTTACAGCTTTGGGTTTATATTACTAGAGTCACTTATCGGGCCTTCAGTTCATGCAAGAAAGGAGTCGTTTCTGCTTAACGAAATGGTAGATTACAAATAAGATCAACTTATGCATTCAACTTTTTCCATTTGGTTATACTGTGAAGCACATTCTCCTTTTCATTCATCTCCTCTCATATTCTAGTTCTCTCCAAGTTATAATAGACAGGGATAACCAACTTTAAACGGCTTTGGTAGCACAATCTGATAACCGGTTTCCACAATTTACAGGTTTCTTTAGGGAATCCAGATGGCCAGAAGCGAATACTTGACACAATGGTGCTGGCATCTGCTTCTCAAGAATCGCTTTCAATCGTAGTATCCCTAACAATCAATTGCATTTCGCCCGAGTCGTCAACCCGTCCGTCCTTTGAAGACATTCTTTGGAATTTGCAGTATGCAGCTCAAGTGCAGGCAACAGCAGATGGTGATCAGAGATCTGGGAAAACAATACGATCCCCTTAACTTTTTTCTCATCTGTATCGATATGCAGCTGCGAATACGGAATCTTTTGCATCTAGTCTTCGGAATGTTAAAATGGCCTGGACGCCTAGTCAACTGTAAATCATGTCTATCTGCATACGTCCATGCTTAAATCACACTaagtatgattttttgttgttgaattGTGTATATTATTGATAGAACAACCTATCACCTTCCTCTTGAGCGCAGAATGCATATATCTTTCAGTAAATCACTGCAGATTGAATCTTCTTTGAAGTTCTATTGCATCTTATATCTCGATTCAAATATAGGAACTTTGCAGTTTTGGCCCCAAAGTATAGGATGATTTGCAATATCAGTCTCATACTTCTTGAAATAGTCAATATTAGTCCCACGCTTAGGAAAACGTTGTAAAATTAGTCTCACCGTAAAAGATTTGCAATGTTTGGGGCTCGCTTTGTGAtactaattttgcaatattcTTCGAAGGTATGGGACTAATGTTGACTGTTTTAAGAAGTATGagattaatattacaaatcattAAACATTTTGGAAtcgaaattgcaatttttttgtaattatcgatttcaaaaatgaaaagtggtACCAAAGAAATGTCCTTTAAGTGAAATTTTGGTTATTAATCGAGGCTTTCTAAATAATGCAAGTTGAGGGACTACAATGCAAAATTACACTTCTTTAGATattagggggataaattgcataaaacccccatATGGTTTCAAAACTTAGCTAGAGCTCtcctatattaaaaaataagtaaaaaactcctttgctttttaaaatatctcttCTTATAAGCAAGTTTCATGCTGTTAAATTTTGTACTGAATTGCTCGTTATACCCTTTTTATAATAACCATTATTCTTCAAttatcaagaaatgaactacctaaattttaataatttaatatatattttttatttatatatgattatatacgACACTTATATTATACATACGATATccatataatacatatatatatatatatataaatgggcGACGAAGCTGTCACCCATATTGTTTTGGGCGACGTCGCTATCAACACACATAAAGGGGTGACGGCGACATCGCCCTGTTGCTGTTGGGTGACTTGGATTTGAGCGACGGGGCGACATCTTCCCTAGCGCCAAGGGAAGAAGAAGGGGCGACCTCCATCGGCAATGAGGCAGCCAATGGAAAAGAagaagttaaaaagaaaaattaagtaaaaaaatatttaattttacaaaattttaaataataaaaaatattaatactttagtttaaatatattttgataagtaatatatttatttaaactaaaaatttaattttatcttatatatcaaaaaaagaaataaaataatatagaaaggTGTAAGAAAAGAAACCCACTCGCATTTTAGGCATGTGACATGCACTTTTCATTAAATTCTAATGAAGAGGAAGTATTTTATTGTCTGGTGGATGCAACTGACCCATTTCATTTGGTACAAACGAACATTCACCCAAAACAAGCAGAACGAGAGAGGCATCTGATGCTTTGATTTGGAAGATGGGAGATGGGAATCACAGTATGTGGGGCCATTTACCACTTCTGGTAAGAGCCAACTCCAAAGAATCGGTGGAGTACATACTCCAAGCCCTCTGGCGGACCCGCCGAACCGGCCTCGACGCCGCCGACCGACAGATATTCCGGGATATACTTCAGCTCCCCAACGATTCTGATCTCGACCCTGTGAGCAAACTGTAACCCCCTATTCTGATTCGCTTCCCCCCTGTCCCATCTATATATGATCCTGGTAATTGTCTATTGTATAGCGCTTTATTTGGGGCCTGATAACTGTTTCTTTTCTGGGTTGTCTATGGTTTTCGGGGTCCTTGTTATTAGTTGCAGTTAGAATATAGTTGTATTCGAATTGAGGCATCGTATACAACCATCTCATGCGTTAGTGTGCTCGACTCAGCACATTGCATAATCCTATGGCCTATGTGTGCAGCTTTGAGCTTTCTAGACAAAATAGTGCAGGTGCAGGTGATATGTACTGTACTAGTCTAATTGAAGGCTTCTACCTGCTACATAGTGGTGCAACCATTTTGAATTGTCCACCGCAATAGCGTTAACTTGAAATAATTCTTGTAACAATTTCATATTCCTATGTGGCTCAAAGGTATATAATATGGTGCGTAATATTGTTTCTGCAGCTATTAGTATGCCTACGAGTACTGATACGGAGGTCTGTTTACGACAATGTAAATAAAGATGAGATTCAGAAATTGTTCCCTGCTGAAGTCCTGCCTGAATTGCAGAGATTGTTGACACTTCTACTGCAAAAGTTCCAAAAGGAGTGGCGAGAGGATATATCAAAAGATCAGGTGAAATGTTGTACTTTTAATGATAGAGAGAAacataacaattttttttttccaatgaATATTTGTCTAAAACTACTCATTACTTAATTCAttctatctatttttatttttctatgttcGTTCTGTTAGGTTGTCTTGCCCCGGTTGAAGTCAATGACATGGAACATGGCAAATCAAAATGTGGAAAGAACAGAGCCTACAGCAGTTATTAATTTGAAGGTATTCTCatctttttcattaaatgAACTTTTCAGTTGTcgaatatgtttttttatctaaaGTTCTGTTTTCTGCAGCTTCACAGTGATGTTCAGCCAAACTTGGGTGAAAGGGATGTCAAGTTCCAATTGGCAAAAGATACTATGGAAATGATGTTGAAATCCATGTATTGTATAAGAGACCAGTTGTCAGAATCTGTAAGTCTTAGTCTCGTGATTGCAGTTGCTACTTCTTGTTTATATTGCTGGCTAAAGTGAAATTTTATGACCCCCTCTTTTTATTATGTCTATCTTGTTAGGGTGAAATGCCAGACAGACACATGGTTCAGAATTCTAATGTGGTTTAAGGTTCAATCTTCTGCTAATATAAAGGTATAAAAGTAACTCTTTTCTTTGCGTCTGATTATCTGGAACTGACCCGGAACATCTATGGTCTTGCCGATATGGGTTCCGTGCTTTTCATATCCCCTTTATCATGTAGTTActtctaaataattttatatgatattgagAAACCTGCTGCTTGTAATCGTTAATATCTGGGTTTTATGAATATTCCCTTGATGCACTAAGGTCGCCAACCAATCTGTTGCATTCTTGTCTGCTTGTGTAGTGTCTCTCCTGTTTCTCAAGTTTATGTAGTTTGGTTCGTAGTTGCTGCATGCAATTACATTGACAGGACTTTGAACTGTTTTGCTTTTTCCACTTAATTGCTTCCAACTTGATTATGTACCTTTTCCTTATGTGTGATGAGCAGGAAAGAGGCCTACTTGATGCTTGCTTACAAGTCCTATTTGTGGTAGAGCGGGTGGGAGTTCTCATTGGCAAAAAGTGGATAGGCTATTAGCAATGGCACTAGCTATCAAGTATAAACATATCGTTCCCAAGAGGATTTGATGAAATAAGTCCCAAAACTATAACTAGTCCCTAATTATTTGTATGATTGAGATTTTAGAGATGAATTACTACTacagagaaaataaatttttttcagaaaagtCAAGTTGGAGAACTTCAATAATAGATGAGATGCTAATGCTATAGTTAACctaattaattcaatgaatataatattaacaaattaatctatcaaaacatttattttcataaacaaGGTTTTTTCCAAGTTAATGTGATATACTTTCTTAAGTTATACttaatctattaattttttagaaattagtGGATCTCTCTCGTATCTAATTCTCGAGACAATAATGCATTAAGTTCTACGAAAAACCAATTCACTTAGATGAATCATGCCTACGTATCTCTAAATATCATTCAATTCACACCATGAATTGACGTGTCTGTCATGCAGAATTCCTTCTCAGttcatcaatataatttgaataactCAATAGGTGATCAAGCTCTTAATCTTAAGAAAAACACAATGACTCATggacatatttaaaataaagctgTTGAGTAATA from Sesamum indicum cultivar Zhongzhi No. 13 linkage group LG3, S_indicum_v1.0, whole genome shotgun sequence harbors:
- the LOC105158086 gene encoding probable inactive leucine-rich repeat receptor-like protein kinase At3g03770: MEISIIFMLLCVCWSLLIWDTHELQSSQTQVLLQLRKQLEYPKPLDYWLNPGIDLCFASSPQVNITCSNNFVTEIRIFGDKQSRDGNFDGFPVPYKTLSQNFSMDSLVATLSRLNSLRVLSLVSLGIWGPIPDKIHRLQSLARLDLSWNFLYGSVPQTLPRIMNLQILKLDGNFLNGTLPGWFDSFSDLTSLSLSNNRFTGPLPSSMQRFASLTDINLSNNGISGKLLDLSSLSSLRWLDLSNNKLDSELPNMPNGVVAVLLSNNSFSGRIPEQYGKLNQLQQLDLSFNALKEMAPAGIFALPSISSLNLASNELSGSLPMRLSCGSKLETVDISNNRLRGLLPSCLSSNVRSRVIKFGGNCLSIDLRNQHPEAYCVENTQENKKSRQKNVWILVGVIGGIAVVMVLLAFGFLVLCRQYCPRGASEQHLLHKAVQDNSATGFTAEIITNARYISDAAKLGSQGTPAHRSFSLDELKAATNNFDKSALMGEGSTGKIYKGRLEDGVQVAIRCLTVSRRYTIRNLKLRLDLLAKLRHPHLVCFLGHCIEIERKDVSGANKVYLIYEYVPNGNYRAHLSESSTEKVLKWSDRLAILIGIAKAVHFLHTGIIPGFYSNRLKANNILLNEHRMGKLSDYGLSVVAQEVDRDKEEDGLKSWQMKSLEDDIYSFGFILLESLIGPSVHARKESFLLNEMVSLGNPDGQKRILDTMVLASASQESLSIVVSLTINCISPESSTRPSFEDILWNLQYAAQVQATADGDQRSGKTIRSP
- the LOC105158087 gene encoding uncharacterized protein LOC105158087, producing MGDGNHSMWGHLPLLVRANSKESVEYILQALWRTRRTGLDAADRQIFRDILQLPNDSDLDPLLVCLRVLIRRSVYDNVNKDEIQKLFPAEVLPELQRLLTLLLQKFQKEWREDISKDQVVLPRLKSMTWNMANQNVERTEPTAVINLKLHSDVQPNLGERDVKFQLAKDTMEMMLKSMYCIRDQLSESGEMPDRHMVQNSNVV